From the Kiloniellales bacterium genome, the window TCGGCCTCGGAGACCCCGCCCACGGCCCCCATGACCGTGCCCATCGGCAGCACGGCGCGAAGCGCGGCCAGGCCGGCAGGGCCCAGCGCGCTGGCCGGAAAGATCTTGAGCGCGGAGGCCCCGAGCCGCAGCGCAGCGAGCGCCTCGGTCGCGGTGAAGACCCCCGGCAGGGTCACCAGGCCCTGCGACACGGCGCGTCCCAGGACCGCCTCGTCGACGTTCGGGCTGACCATCAGCCGGCCGCCGGCATCGCGCAGCCGGCCGACGTCCACGGCATCGAGAACCGTGCCGGCCCCGACCAGGAGCTCGGCGCCGAAACCGCGCGCCAGGCGCTCGATCGAGTCGAAGGGCGCCGGCGAGTTGAGCGGCACCTCGATCGCCTCGAAGCCGGCCTCGGCCAGGGCGCCGGCGATACGTTCGATCTCGTCGGGCCGGATGCCGCGTAGGATCGCCACCAAGTCCCGGCGGAGCGGCGGCCAGGGTTTCGCCGCGGTCATGCCCGTTGCCTCGCGAGGCCGCCGGCCGCAGCCTTGGACGCGATCGCCATCAGGCCGGCGCAGACCGCTCGATCGGCGTCGACGGTCGCCACCCTGACACCTGCGTTCGCAAGGGCCGCCTCGTAGAGGCGCGCCATGGTGCCGCTCGCGACCAGGGTCACCGCGCCGGAGCCGTCCCCGTCGCGCAGGGCGACCGCCACCTCCGCGCCGATCAGGAGCCCCGAGAGCCGCGCCGCAGCGGCAGCCCCGGTCAGGCCGTCGAGAAGACCGGCCGCCCGGATCGAAAAGAGCTCGGCCAGAACCCGCTCCGGCGCCGCCAGCGCGCGCGAGAGAGCCTCCAGGAAGACCGGGTCCCAGGCGTCGACCTGGGCGGCCGCCTCGGCCTCGACGGCGGCCAGGCTGTGGCGGAGGATCGAGTGCCTGGACAGGACGGCGAAGAGCTCGCCGGTCAGGTAGCTTGTGAAGTCCTCGACCCGCCGGTCCTCCAGCATGACCCATTTGGAATGAGTCCCGGGCAGGCAGACCCGCCTGCGGCCGGTCTCGCCGAGGGGAACCGGGCCGGCGACCGTGACCCCGATCAGCTGGGTCTCCTCGCCGCGCATCACGTCGGGCGCGGCGGGGTCCCGCTTGGCCAGACCGGGCACGATGCGCACCTCAAGGTCGGTGCCTGCCACCGCCACGACGCCCTCGGCGAGCTTGTCCAGCGAGGCCGGCAGGTCGACATAGGGCGCCTCGAGCCAGCCCTCGTGGGAGCCGGCCATGCCGCAGATCAGGATGGGCAGCGTCTCCGGCGCCAGGAGCCGGCCCAGATGGTTCCGCAGCACCGCCTCGAAGCCGAGGCGCCGCCCGGCCTCCAGGCCCTCCGATCCCTGGCTCAAGGCGAGGACCCGGCCCTCCGAGTCGAGCAGCCAGAGCCGGAAGCGCGTGGTGCCCCAGTCAACCGCCGCCAGCACGGGCCCGCCCTCGGTCATGCCCGGCCTCCGCCGCCGAGCAGGGTCTGGCCGCCGATCATCCGCGCGCCGAATGGAAAGGCGACACCCAGATCCATCAGCCCGCTCCCCTTCTTTCACCCACCGCTCGGCCCTCGAGGATCCAGAGCGTGTCGGGGAAGGCCAGCGGCAGGACCAGGCCGGATTGCATAAGCGCGGCGCCGGAGAGGCTGAGGCCAGAGCCGGTCAGAAGCGGTGACGGAAAGTGCCGGGTCGCCGCCGACTGGAGGACCTCCGGGTTGCAGAGGCGGACCCGATAGCGCCGCGCCGGGTCGAGGCCGGCCAGGCGCAACGGCACCGAGGCCTCCGCCCGCGGGACCGCCAGGGTCGCCGCGAAGAGCAGGAAGCAATCCCCCGCGTCGTCGACGCTCATCCGGGCTGAGGTCTCCTCGCCCACAGGCTCCAACCGGTACTCGCGGGCGGCGTGAAGAAAGGCTCGGTTATCTTTGTAGAAGTCGATCGCGCGGCGCAGCTCGTCGGCCTCCACGTCGCTCAGCTCGCGCAGGTCCAGCTCAAGGCCCATGTGGCCGGTCAGGGCGACGGCAGCGCGGAAAGCCATGGGCAGGACCCGGCCGGAGCTGTGGCAGCGGCGCGGACCGACGTGGCTGCCGACGACCTCGGGCGGCAGGAAGGTCATGGCCGCCATCTGCATGCGCCAGCGTTCCCGCGCGTCGTTGGAATCGGACAGCCAGACCCGGTCGCAGCGTTGCAGCATGCCGTAGTCGAGGCGGGCGCCGCCGGACGCGCAGGACTCGATCTCGACCTGCGGATGGCGCGCCCGCAGGCGGTCGATCAGGGCGTAGAGGGCACGGGTGCGGCGATAGGCCAGATCCCTGCCCTCCGCGTCGAAGGCCAGGGTGATGTCGCGGTTGTGGTCCCACTTGAGGTAGCCGATCCGATGGGACGACAGCAGCGCATCGAGCGCCTCGAAGAGGTGCTCGATGACCGCGGGCTTGGCCAGGTCGAGGGCCTGCTGGCCGCGGCCGGGGATCTGTGCGTAGCCCTCGGGCGCGAGGACCCAGTCCGGATGGGCCCGGGCGAGGTCGGACTCGAGGCTGACCATCTCCGGCTCGACCCAGAGCCCGAAGCCCAGGCCGAGGCCTTCGACGTGATCGATCAGGGGGCCAAGCCCCTGCGGATAGCTGCGCGGGTCGGCCCGCCAGTCGCCGAGGCTCGAGGTCGCGTCGTCGCGCTTTCCGAACCAGCCGTCGTCGAGCACGAAGCGCTCGGCGCCCAAGTCGGCGGCACGATTGGCGAGATCTTTCAGGACTTCGAGGTCATGGTCGAAGTAGACCGCTTCCCAGCAGTTGAAGTGCACCGGCCGCGGCGCCGGGGCGTCGGGCAAACGGACGAGGTGGCGCCGGACGTGGGACTGGAAGGCCTGGGCCAGGCCGCTGAGCCCGCCCTCCGCATGGGCGAAGTGGATGACGCCCGACTCGAAGCCACCGTCCTCGTTCCGGTCGCGGTCGTCCCGGCTGCAGGACAGGCCGAACTGCAGCTGCCGGCGCCCGTCGGGCAGCTCCTCGACGATCATCCGGTGGCCGCCGGACCAGCCGAAGTGGACCCCGTAGGCCGTGCCCTGCGTGGCCGTCGCCCCGGGCCGCGGGACCACGAGCGCCGGGAAGTGATCGTGGCCCGGCCGGCCGCGCCGGCTCTCGCGCAGGTGGACGCCACGCGCGAAGCCGACCCGTTCCTCGCCGAACTCCCGGCTCCAGCGGCCGACGTAGTCGATGAAGTCCGCGGCGTCCTGGGGCAGCGGCAGGACCGGCGCCGCCAGCCAGTCGAGGATGAGGTCCCCTGCCCCCTCGACCACCGCCCGGGCCCGGAGCACCTCCTCCCCCGGCGCCGCCTCGAAACAGGCCCGGTAACGCAGGCTGCGGTGGCGGTCGCGCGCAAGGAAACGGATCGTCCCGTCCTCGGCCTCGACGGCGTCCAGCTCGAACTGCGTGGCCAAGGGCCGGCCCCTCCCGTCCCGCAGGCGCAGGCCCGGCTGGCCGGGGAAGGCGCGGCCCTCCTCCGGGCAGAGCGAGAGCTCGGCGACCTGGTCGAGGGTCCCCGGGGCCAGCGGCCGGACCTGGCTGCGCGCCAGGGCCTCCAGGTCTTCGGTCGACGGCAGCGGCGCGCCCCAGTAGACGACGCCCGGCAGCCGGCCGTCCCAGGACGCGAAGGCCAGGGTCTGGCCCGGCGTGTCGAGGCGCCAGCACTGCAGGCTCGGCATAGGCCCGGGCTCGGGATGGGGCGCGGCCTGGGGCGCCATGGCTCAGCCCTTGGTCGCGCCGAGCGTCAGGCCGGCGATGAAGTGGCGCTGCATCAGGAAGAACATGATCACCGGCGGCAGGGCGGCGACGATCGAGCCGGCCGAGACCAGGTGCCAGGCGGCGACCCACTGGCCGTTCAACGAATAGAGCCCGGCGGTCACCGGCAGGGCGTGGTTACCCTGGACCAGGACCGTGGCCCAGAAGTAGTCGTTCCAGATGAAGGTGAAGATCAGCACGGCCAGCGCGGCGATGGCCGGACGCATCAGCGGCAGGACGATGTACCAGAAGATCTTCCACTCGCTGACCCCCTCGACCCGGGCCGACTCGATCAGCTCGCCCGGCAGCGCCTTGATGAAGTTGCGCATGAAGAGGGTGCAGAAGCCGGTCTGGAAGGCGACGTGGAAGAGGATCAACCCCATCGTCGTGTCATAGAGGCCCATCCGCAGGGTCAGGTCGCGCACCGGCACCATCAGGATCTGGAAGGGCACGAAGTTGCCGGCGACGAAGAGGAAGAAGACGACCAGGTTGGCCCGGAAGCTGTAGACCGCGAGCGCGTAGCCGGTCAGGCAGGACAGCGCGACCGCGCCGATCACGGTCGGGATCGTAACCTTGAAGGAGTTCAGGATGTACTGGCCGATCGGCGAGTTCTGGAAGACCTCGGCGTAGTTCCCGATCGCAATGGCGGAGGGCAGCCCGAAATAGTTCCCCGCGGCGAGGTCGCCGGAGGGCTTGAGCGAGGTCATCATCACGCCGAGGAGCGGCAGCAGCCAGAGCAGCAGGGCCAGGGGCAGCGCGGCCTTGTAGCCGCCGCGATAGAAAGCCCCCGCCCGTTCGATCGGCTTCGGGAACATCAGCCCTGCCTCTCTTCCGAGACCATGCGGACGATGAAGAGCGTGATGAAGACCATCATGATGCAGAACAGCACCACGGCGATGGCCGCGCCGTAACCCATGCGGAAGCCGTATTCCGAGAGCGCCTGCTCGTACATGTAGAAGGACAGCACCCGGCTGGAGCCATAGGGCCCGCCGTCGGTCATGATCGAGATCAGGTCGAAGGACCTGAGCGCGCCGATCACCGTGACCACCACCGCGATGAAGGTCGCCGGCCTGAGTTGCGGCAGGATGACGTGCCAGAGCATGCGCCAGCCCTTGGCGCCGTCCAGCCGGCCGGCCTCGATCTGGTCCGGCGAGACGTTGTTGAGCCCGGTCAGGTAGAGGATCATGCAGTAGGCGATCTGCGGCCAGAGGCCGGCGGCGATGATGCCGTAGGTGACGAAGCGCTCGTCGGCCAGGATCGCGACGCTCTCGCCGGTCAGGCCCTCGATGATCCGGGTCAGGAGCCCGAAGTTGGGCGCGTAGAACCAGGAGAAGATCAGCCCGACCACAACCTGGCTGATGACGAAGGGGAAGAAGAACAGCGACTTGTAAAGCCGGATCCCCCAGACGTTCTGGTTCAGAAAGACCGCAATCATCAGCCCGGCCGGGATCGCCAGCATGTAGAGCAGGAGCCAGAGGACGTTGTTCTCGAGCGAGGTGTAGAAGGCCTCGTCGTCGATCAGCTCGACGTAGTTCTCCAGCCCGATCCAGGCCTTCTCGCCGATGCCGTCCCAGTCGTAGAGGCTGATCCACATGGACTCGAAGATCGGGGCGATGACGTAAACCGCGAACATGAGGACGCCGGGCGCCAGGAAGAGCCAGGGCGCCAGCCGCCGCTGGTTACGGCGCCAAAAGCCGCTGCCCGATCGCCTGGCCGTGAGCGTCGCCGCCGACATGACGGAGCTTCCCGGGGTCCAGGCGGCCTATTTGTAGACCCGCTTGCGGATCTTCTCGAGCCGCTTGAGGATCCGCTCGGCCTGGTCCGGCTTGACCATGAACTCCTGGAAGCCCTCCATGCCCGCCTTGGCCATGCCGGCCGGGGCGTCGCGGTCGTAGAACTGGGCCAGGGCGTGGGCCTTGGACAGCATCGCGAAGCCCTCGGCGAGGATCCGGTCCTGGGGCGGCTCGGAGCGGTTGTTCACCGGCAGCTGGCCGAGGGTCCTGTTGATCGCGGTCTGGACCTCGGCGGTGGCCAGGAAGGCCAGGAACTTCCGAGCGTCCTCCTTGTTCTTGGCCTTGGTCGGGATGTGGATGGTGTCGGTCGGCGCGTCCTCGGCCTTCGGAATCCCCGGGGTGATCTCGGGGAACTGCAGGAAGCCGATCTGCTCTTCCTTCAGGCCGCCGTCGATCATGGTCGCGACCGCGAAGTTGCCCATGAGGTACATGGCCGCCTTGCCCTGGACGAGAAGCGGCACCGCCTCCTGCCAGTCGATCGCGGCGTGGTTCTCGACGAAGTAGCCGGGCTCGACCAGCTCGGCCCAGCGGGCGAAGACCGCCTTCACCCTGTCGTCGGTGTAGGCGACCTTGCCGGCGGTCAGGTCCATGTGGAACTCGTAGCCGTTGACCCGCAGGTTCAGGTAGTCGAACCAGCCGCCGGTCGGCCAGAGCGCCTTGGTGCCGATGGCGAAGGGGGTGATGCCGGCGGCCTTGAGCTTGGCGCAGGCTTCGAGCAGCTCGGCCCAGGTCGCGGGCGGCGCGATGCCCTGTTCTTCGAAGATGTCGGCGCGGTAGTAGATGCCCCACTGGTAGTAGGTGTAGGGCACGCCCCACTTCTTGCCGTCGATGGTCATCGAGGCCGCGGCCGAGGCCAGGGTCTCGTCCAGCCCGCCCTCGGCCCAGACGTCGCTGACGTCCTCGAAGAGACCGGCCTTGACGAAGGGCGCCATTCGGTTGCCGGCGTACCAGTTGGCCAGGTCCGGCGCGTCGGCGGTCAGGAAGTTCCGGATCGAGGTCTTGTAGCCCTCGTGGTCGAAGACGTTCCACTTGACCGTGACGTCGGGATGCTTGGCCTCGAAGGCGGCGATCAGCTCCTCGAAGGCCTTCTTGGGCGCCGGGTCCGAGGTGTCGGTGTTGATGACCAGCTCGCCGGCCCAACCGGCCGAGGCCATGGTCGCGGAGATCGCGGCGGCCGCCGCCAGCCGCCCGGCCGGAACCTTCATCTGCTCTGCTCCCCTTCGTTGCGCCGCCCGGCCCTTTGATCCGAGCGCTCTTGTGCGTTCCATTATTCGGAACACCGTTTCTTATATTGAAATTATGGGCGCTTCGCGCTATGGCTGTCAACAGGCAAGACGGCTACAACCCTGAGACGTGGACCCTGCGGGCCGCTTCGGAGGCGAGATGACGGAGCTGGAGACGCTCCCACCTGCGACCGCATCGCCGGACGAGGCCGGGCCGGGCACGGTCGGCAAGGCGCTGGAAGTGCTCGAGGCCATCGCCGAGGCCGAGGGGCCGCTGCGCTTCGGCGACCTGCTGAGGGCCCGGCCCTATCCCAAGGCGACCCTGCACCGCCTGCTCAAGTCCTTGATTCGCAACGGCATGGTCGCCTACGACCCGCGGCGCCAGACCTATCACCTGGGGCTCAGGCTGATCCGCCTGGCGAGCGGCGCCTGGGCGCGCTCGACCCTGGCGGAGGCGGCGCGCGGCACCCTGGACGCGCTCTCGGCGGAGATTGGCGAGACCCTGCACCTGGCCATGCTGGACGCCGGCCAAGTGCTCTACGTCGACAAGCGGACCTCGGAGCGCTCGGTCGCGATGTTCTCTTCGACCGGCAAGGTCGGGCCGGCCTACTGCACCGGGCTGGGCAAGGCCATGCTCGCCTTCCTGCCGGCCGAGGAGGTCGAGGCGGCGATCGCGCGCCAGGCCTTCCACCGCTTCACCGAAGCCACCTGCACGAAGCCGGCGGTGCTCAGGGCCGAGCTGGCGCGGATCCGGGACCGCGGCTTCGCCTTCGACCGCGAGGAGCACGAGGCCCGGATCATCTGCGTCGCGGTCCCGGTCCTGAGCGAAAGGGGAACGGTCCTCGGCGGGCTCTCGGTGACCAGCACGACCTACCTGTCGAGCCTGCGCAAGCTGGAGCGCTACGCGCCGCGCCTCGCGGAAGCGGCCCGGGCAATCGCCGCCGAGGCGGCGGTGCGCATGCTGCCCGGGACCTGAGGCGGACCGGCGCGGAGCGAGGGAGGAGCGCCATGGCGGGACTGCAGATCAGCGACCTGCGCAAGAGCTTCGGCTCGGTCGACGTCATCCGCGACGTCTCCCTGGAGATCGCCGAGGGCGAGTTCTGCGTCTTCGTCGGGCCTTCGGGCTGCGGCAAATCGACCCTGCTGCGCATGGTCGCCGGGCTCGAGGCGGCCACCGCCGGGACCATCGCCATCGGCGGCGAGGTGGTCAACGACGTCGACCCCTCGGAGCGCGGCGTGGCCATGGTCTTCCAGTCCTACGCCCTCTACCCGCACATGACCGTGGCCGAGAACATGGGCTTCGGGCTCAAGATGACCGGCGGCGACCCGGCGCTGATCAGCCAGCGGGTCGAGGCCGCGGCCAGGATCCTGCACCTGGAGCCGCTGCTGGCGCGCAAGCCCAAGCAGCTC encodes:
- a CDS encoding carbohydrate ABC transporter permease, with protein sequence MFPKPIERAGAFYRGGYKAALPLALLLWLLPLLGVMMTSLKPSGDLAAGNYFGLPSAIAIGNYAEVFQNSPIGQYILNSFKVTIPTVIGAVALSCLTGYALAVYSFRANLVVFFLFVAGNFVPFQILMVPVRDLTLRMGLYDTTMGLILFHVAFQTGFCTLFMRNFIKALPGELIESARVEGVSEWKIFWYIVLPLMRPAIAALAVLIFTFIWNDYFWATVLVQGNHALPVTAGLYSLNGQWVAAWHLVSAGSIVAALPPVIMFFLMQRHFIAGLTLGATKG
- a CDS encoding 2-dehydro-3-deoxygalactonokinase; its protein translation is MTEGGPVLAAVDWGTTRFRLWLLDSEGRVLALSQGSEGLEAGRRLGFEAVLRNHLGRLLAPETLPILICGMAGSHEGWLEAPYVDLPASLDKLAEGVVAVAGTDLEVRIVPGLAKRDPAAPDVMRGEETQLIGVTVAGPVPLGETGRRRVCLPGTHSKWVMLEDRRVEDFTSYLTGELFAVLSRHSILRHSLAAVEAEAAAQVDAWDPVFLEALSRALAAPERVLAELFSIRAAGLLDGLTGAAAAARLSGLLIGAEVAVALRDGDGSGAVTLVASGTMARLYEAALANAGVRVATVDADRAVCAGLMAIASKAAAGGLARQRA
- a CDS encoding alpha-galactosidase, whose translation is MPSLQCWRLDTPGQTLAFASWDGRLPGVVYWGAPLPSTEDLEALARSQVRPLAPGTLDQVAELSLCPEEGRAFPGQPGLRLRDGRGRPLATQFELDAVEAEDGTIRFLARDRHRSLRYRACFEAAPGEEVLRARAVVEGAGDLILDWLAAPVLPLPQDAADFIDYVGRWSREFGEERVGFARGVHLRESRRGRPGHDHFPALVVPRPGATATQGTAYGVHFGWSGGHRMIVEELPDGRRQLQFGLSCSRDDRDRNEDGGFESGVIHFAHAEGGLSGLAQAFQSHVRRHLVRLPDAPAPRPVHFNCWEAVYFDHDLEVLKDLANRAADLGAERFVLDDGWFGKRDDATSSLGDWRADPRSYPQGLGPLIDHVEGLGLGFGLWVEPEMVSLESDLARAHPDWVLAPEGYAQIPGRGQQALDLAKPAVIEHLFEALDALLSSHRIGYLKWDHNRDITLAFDAEGRDLAYRRTRALYALIDRLRARHPQVEIESCASGGARLDYGMLQRCDRVWLSDSNDARERWRMQMAAMTFLPPEVVGSHVGPRRCHSSGRVLPMAFRAAVALTGHMGLELDLRELSDVEADELRRAIDFYKDNRAFLHAAREYRLEPVGEETSARMSVDDAGDCFLLFAATLAVPRAEASVPLRLAGLDPARRYRVRLCNPEVLQSAATRHFPSPLLTGSGLSLSGAALMQSGLVLPLAFPDTLWILEGRAVGERRGAG
- a CDS encoding 2-dehydro-3-deoxy-6-phosphogalactonate aldolase, with protein sequence MTAAKPWPPLRRDLVAILRGIRPDEIERIAGALAEAGFEAIEVPLNSPAPFDSIERLARGFGAELLVGAGTVLDAVDVGRLRDAGGRLMVSPNVDEAVLGRAVSQGLVTLPGVFTATEALAALRLGASALKIFPASALGPAGLAALRAVLPMGTVMGAVGGVSEADFRAYAAAGFRCFGLGTSLYVPGDPPGKVAAKARAVIAAYDEAFGGGLDER
- a CDS encoding extracellular solute-binding protein → MKVPAGRLAAAAAISATMASAGWAGELVINTDTSDPAPKKAFEELIAAFEAKHPDVTVKWNVFDHEGYKTSIRNFLTADAPDLANWYAGNRMAPFVKAGLFEDVSDVWAEGGLDETLASAAASMTIDGKKWGVPYTYYQWGIYYRADIFEEQGIAPPATWAELLEACAKLKAAGITPFAIGTKALWPTGGWFDYLNLRVNGYEFHMDLTAGKVAYTDDRVKAVFARWAELVEPGYFVENHAAIDWQEAVPLLVQGKAAMYLMGNFAVATMIDGGLKEEQIGFLQFPEITPGIPKAEDAPTDTIHIPTKAKNKEDARKFLAFLATAEVQTAINRTLGQLPVNNRSEPPQDRILAEGFAMLSKAHALAQFYDRDAPAGMAKAGMEGFQEFMVKPDQAERILKRLEKIRKRVYK
- a CDS encoding IclR family transcriptional regulator, with translation MTELETLPPATASPDEAGPGTVGKALEVLEAIAEAEGPLRFGDLLRARPYPKATLHRLLKSLIRNGMVAYDPRRQTYHLGLRLIRLASGAWARSTLAEAARGTLDALSAEIGETLHLAMLDAGQVLYVDKRTSERSVAMFSSTGKVGPAYCTGLGKAMLAFLPAEEVEAAIARQAFHRFTEATCTKPAVLRAELARIRDRGFAFDREEHEARIICVAVPVLSERGTVLGGLSVTSTTYLSSLRKLERYAPRLAEAARAIAAEAAVRMLPGT
- a CDS encoding sugar ABC transporter permease — translated: MSAATLTARRSGSGFWRRNQRRLAPWLFLAPGVLMFAVYVIAPIFESMWISLYDWDGIGEKAWIGLENYVELIDDEAFYTSLENNVLWLLLYMLAIPAGLMIAVFLNQNVWGIRLYKSLFFFPFVISQVVVGLIFSWFYAPNFGLLTRIIEGLTGESVAILADERFVTYGIIAAGLWPQIAYCMILYLTGLNNVSPDQIEAGRLDGAKGWRMLWHVILPQLRPATFIAVVVTVIGALRSFDLISIMTDGGPYGSSRVLSFYMYEQALSEYGFRMGYGAAIAVVLFCIMMVFITLFIVRMVSEERQG